Proteins encoded within one genomic window of Granulicella pectinivorans:
- a CDS encoding ABC-F family ATP-binding cassette domain-containing protein translates to MLQLSGAGKRFGQKLLFEDANWLITPDERTGLVGGNGTGKSTLLKVLAGVETLDMGELTRVKGMTLGYLPQDGLALRGKTVFAECLSVFDHLHQLEAEAIELMDTMSTADPKSKAYQTAADRYSDIADTLHVHDIYTLDAQVGAVLGGLGFAKEDWERFTEEFSGGWQMRIALAKLLLQKPSLLLLDEPTNHLDLESRNWLEEYLRDYPNAFILISHDRYFLDQTVSKTVELWNKRMHTYHGNYEKYVTQKDERRTQLMNAYKNQKDRIEALEAFINRFRAQATKAKQVQSRIKELEKIERIEVPEDEATIHFTIPQPPASGRTVIEVNGLTKHFPAKDGGVKRVLEDVSFGIERGDRIALVGANGAGKSTLIRMLAGLDAPTSGEIKLGHNVLADYFAQDQYKVLDPQAEMLSDICGIAPKVPVVELRSLLGCFMFSGEDVFKKLGVLSGGERNRYAMAKMLVSPANMLLLDEPTNHLDLRAKDVLLDAIRNFTGTVLFVSHDRYFIDGLATRVFEVEDRRVHIYPGNYEDYLWRKQGGPQKVITSITQSSQSVTVPVALAEKPVAAPVSSNVKKLNPIKLKQLEDRLAFVETDMPRLEKAIEAAEEQMGMYSSADESQRLAASLEKMRIEHAALMVEWEELATQLEEQRG, encoded by the coding sequence ATGTTGCAACTCTCCGGCGCTGGAAAGCGCTTTGGCCAAAAACTGCTGTTTGAAGATGCGAACTGGCTGATTACGCCGGACGAACGGACCGGCCTGGTGGGCGGGAACGGGACGGGTAAGTCGACCTTGCTTAAAGTGCTCGCGGGCGTCGAGACGCTTGACATGGGCGAGCTGACGCGTGTGAAGGGCATGACGCTGGGGTATCTGCCGCAGGATGGACTCGCGCTGCGGGGCAAGACGGTGTTCGCCGAGTGTCTTTCGGTGTTCGACCATCTGCACCAGCTCGAGGCCGAGGCGATTGAGCTGATGGACACGATGTCCACGGCGGACCCGAAGTCGAAGGCGTACCAGACGGCGGCGGATCGCTACTCCGATATTGCGGACACGCTGCATGTCCACGATATCTATACGCTGGACGCGCAGGTGGGCGCGGTGCTGGGCGGGCTGGGGTTTGCGAAGGAAGACTGGGAGCGGTTCACGGAGGAGTTCTCCGGTGGATGGCAGATGCGGATTGCGCTGGCGAAGCTGCTGCTGCAGAAGCCTTCGCTGCTGCTGCTGGATGAGCCGACGAACCATCTGGATCTGGAGTCGCGGAACTGGCTGGAGGAGTATCTGCGGGACTATCCGAATGCGTTTATTTTGATCTCGCACGATCGGTATTTCCTGGATCAGACGGTCTCGAAGACGGTGGAGCTGTGGAACAAGCGGATGCATACGTACCACGGCAACTACGAGAAGTATGTGACGCAGAAGGACGAGCGGCGCACGCAGTTGATGAATGCGTACAAGAACCAGAAGGACCGGATCGAGGCGCTGGAGGCGTTCATCAATCGCTTCCGCGCGCAGGCGACGAAGGCCAAGCAGGTGCAGAGCAGGATCAAGGAGCTTGAGAAGATCGAGCGGATCGAGGTTCCGGAGGACGAGGCGACGATCCACTTTACGATTCCGCAACCGCCGGCGAGTGGGCGGACGGTGATTGAAGTGAATGGGCTGACGAAGCACTTTCCCGCGAAGGATGGCGGCGTGAAGAGGGTGCTGGAGGATGTCAGCTTCGGGATTGAGCGTGGGGACCGGATTGCTCTTGTCGGCGCGAATGGCGCGGGTAAGTCGACGCTGATCCGCATGCTGGCTGGGCTGGATGCGCCGACGAGCGGTGAGATCAAGCTGGGGCACAATGTGCTGGCGGATTACTTTGCGCAGGATCAGTACAAGGTGCTGGATCCACAGGCGGAGATGCTTTCGGACATCTGCGGGATTGCGCCGAAGGTACCGGTGGTGGAGCTGCGGAGCCTGCTGGGGTGCTTCATGTTCTCGGGCGAGGATGTGTTCAAGAAGCTTGGGGTGCTCTCGGGTGGGGAGAGGAATCGCTACGCGATGGCGAAGATGCTGGTTTCGCCGGCGAATATGCTGCTTCTGGACGAGCCGACGAACCATCTGGATCTAAGGGCGAAGGATGTGCTGCTGGACGCGATTCGGAACTTTACCGGGACGGTGCTGTTTGTTTCGCACGACCGCTACTTTATCGATGGGCTGGCGACGCGGGTGTTCGAGGTGGAGGACCGCCGGGTGCATATCTATCCGGGGAACTATGAGGACTATCTGTGGCGGAAGCAGGGTGGGCCGCAGAAGGTCATCACTTCGATTACACAGTCGTCCCAATCTGTAACCGTTCCGGTTGCTCTTGCGGAAAAGCCGGTGGCTGCGCCGGTTTCGAGCAATGTGAAGAAGCTGAATCCGATCAAGCTGAAGCAGTTGGAGGACCGGCTGGCGTTTGTGGAGACGGATATGCCGCGGCTGGAGAAGGCGATCGAAGCGGCCGAGGAACAGATGGGGATGTACTCGTCGGCGGATGAGTCGCAGAGGCTGGCAGCTTCGCTGGAAAAGATGCGGATCGAACATGCGGCGCTGATGGTGGAGTGGGAAGAGCTGGCTACGCAGTTGGAGGAGCAGCGGGGGTAG
- a CDS encoding metallophosphoesterase family protein has product MRALILSDIHGNLEALTAVLADADGHYDLIWNLGDVVGYGGSPNACLDMVRPLADLNVRGNHDRVCTGQTSALGFNPVARAAALWTLKELTAENLEWLKAVPQGPLSSTEVPGITCAHGSPLHEDTYILSMRDAWMPLQQMPTPITFFGHTHVQGGFSQKEHDWHEVRPRYATRSDKEHWILDLPPGTRHLINPGSVGQPRDHDWRAAYAIYDVEAARIVYHRIPYDVTTSQGRILMAGLPERLAARLKEGR; this is encoded by the coding sequence ATGCGCGCCCTTATCCTCTCCGACATTCACGGAAATCTCGAAGCTCTCACCGCTGTCCTCGCTGACGCCGACGGTCACTACGACCTCATCTGGAATCTCGGCGACGTCGTCGGCTACGGCGGCAGCCCCAACGCCTGCCTGGACATGGTTCGCCCCCTCGCCGATCTCAACGTCCGCGGCAACCACGACCGTGTCTGCACCGGCCAGACCTCCGCCCTCGGCTTCAACCCGGTAGCCCGCGCCGCCGCCCTCTGGACCCTCAAAGAGCTCACCGCAGAAAACCTCGAGTGGCTCAAAGCCGTCCCGCAGGGACCGCTCTCGTCCACCGAAGTCCCCGGCATCACCTGCGCCCACGGCTCACCGCTCCACGAGGACACCTACATCCTCAGCATGCGCGACGCCTGGATGCCCCTCCAGCAGATGCCCACCCCCATCACCTTCTTCGGCCACACCCACGTCCAGGGCGGCTTCTCGCAAAAAGAGCACGACTGGCACGAGGTCCGCCCGCGCTACGCCACGCGCTCCGACAAAGAACACTGGATCCTCGATCTCCCGCCCGGCACCCGCCATCTCATCAATCCCGGCTCCGTCGGCCAGCCCCGCGACCATGACTGGCGCGCCGCATACGCCATCTACGACGTCGAAGCCGCCCGCATCGTCTACCACCGCATTCCCTACGACGTGACCACCTCGCAAGGCCGCATCCTCATGGCCGGCCTCCCCGAGCGCCTCGCAGCCCGCCTCAAAGAAGGCCGCTAG
- a CDS encoding ATP-binding cassette domain-containing protein gives MESPLLNIEDLSISFGTREVVHRLSLTIAPGETLGLVGESGSGKSATSLAILRLLPASARITGKIELNGHSLLTLPEESMRKHRGSSISMIFQEPMTALNPVMKVGAQIAEAYTAHHPGETRISLRNKVLQFMRDVALPDPERRIDDYPHQFSGGQRQRILIAMALINRPRLLIADEPTTALDVTVQAQILHLLKDIRRTHNLSMLFISHDLAVVSQIADRVAVMQHGKIVEQNTTQALFTNPQHPYTRSLLASAPTMHTDPTRPLACP, from the coding sequence ATGGAATCCCCTCTCCTCAACATCGAAGACCTGTCCATCTCTTTCGGCACCCGCGAAGTCGTGCACCGTCTATCACTTACCATAGCCCCAGGCGAAACCCTCGGCCTCGTCGGCGAATCCGGCTCCGGAAAATCCGCAACCTCCCTGGCCATCCTCCGCCTCCTGCCAGCAAGCGCCCGGATCACCGGCAAAATCGAGCTAAACGGCCATTCCCTCCTGACACTTCCCGAAGAATCCATGCGCAAACACCGCGGCTCCTCCATCTCCATGATCTTCCAGGAGCCCATGACCGCCTTAAACCCAGTCATGAAGGTCGGTGCCCAGATCGCCGAAGCCTACACCGCCCACCACCCGGGCGAAACGCGTATCTCCCTGCGCAATAAGGTCTTACAGTTCATGCGAGATGTCGCCCTGCCCGATCCCGAGCGCCGCATCGACGACTATCCGCACCAGTTTTCCGGCGGCCAGCGCCAGCGCATCCTCATCGCCATGGCCCTCATCAACCGCCCCCGGCTCCTGATCGCCGACGAGCCCACTACCGCCCTCGACGTCACCGTGCAGGCCCAGATCCTCCATCTTTTGAAAGACATCCGCCGCACCCACAACCTCTCCATGCTGTTCATCTCCCACGACCTCGCCGTAGTCTCGCAGATCGCCGATCGCGTAGCCGTCATGCAACACGGAAAAATCGTCGAACAAAACACCACCCAGGCCCTCTTTACCAATCCTCAACACCCCTACACCCGCAGCCTGCTCGCCTCCGCGCCCACCATGCACACGGACCCCACCCGCCCTCTCGCCTGCCCGTAA
- a CDS encoding TonB-dependent receptor: MRILRIHCLLFVLIGLCLSARAQTVDTSISGTVVDGAGAAIAGAIVTITNPSNGQSKTFTSGGSGEYSVTYLIPGVYNISVSAAGFTTYQTKGITLEINQQAKIDVTMRAGGANEVVEVKTTQPLLNVDNGTLGAVVGTTEAANLPLNGRKFNDLAVLTPGVTVSNPDNHSSSTAGSTVSSNGNQSTWGQVFLDGITMVNNRSPYVNAYPSVDAVQEFSVLTSNYGAQYGGGAGAIVNVQLKSGTNRFHGTVFDFIRNSAVDARDYFRPAPLSKTVLKQNQFGGVVTGPIFKDKTFFMVSYEGIRSIQQSVQVSTVFTDAELNGDFSAVSGTLRNPYTNTVYAGNQVPVNSVAQAIARTYMPRPNIPGTSNGTVNNYSGVQTGNQTNNQYLTRIDHAISDKDQFAIHYLYQGRDFPLTSYNPNFSYTGTYKIHNAGMQYVHIFSPTLINEFRGGADLEHVQQLPKGYYNSGFTAAQLGINQFTLNGAPLPPTQEGFPTISISNFVTVGSGTAASNLDDSRTYQVTDNLTLTRGKHTILVGADIRHIQDNATTNNTPFGSLSFTGSMTGNAGADYILGVPASVITPEGVPLTVAREWRYGFYVQDDWKPTPKLTLNIGLRYDLWMPPHNNLNTSRTLDFSTPTPTLVPLPNPLWKITYKDFSPRLGFAYSLPWKTVLRGAYGITFYGGKFDNINILQLNPPVDSSFSISNTTGPTAAAPTTPVPQATIQNPVPASITPASANVATLPADGRRPDLYLQTYTATLSRQFWNNVLDVSYVGVKGTHQDTSIPYFNSGPPTNGAISAQANRPYPTFGRIRYVDFHGASQYNGLQAKFQHKYSRGLTFIASYTFSHLMDNQGGDTNGSRSETQIPTSKEWANGLTDQRHYLSIGLVYETKFAMANRLMKGFANGWMLTSLYSYVTGTPLFITQSQDLEHNDNLFQRPDFTVGNNVNTLALPAGQRTLAHWFNTAAFTAANGHYGNVPRNPGTLRVPSHNPVTLGISRSFPMPYNDHHSLMIRFEAFNALNTPQFASPGSAYGSSSFGVISSTASGFSNRALQLAAKYNF; this comes from the coding sequence ATGCGCATCTTGAGGATCCACTGTTTGCTTTTTGTCCTTATCGGTCTCTGCCTTTCCGCTCGTGCGCAGACCGTCGATACGTCTATCAGCGGCACTGTCGTCGATGGCGCTGGAGCTGCGATTGCAGGCGCGATCGTTACGATTACCAACCCTTCCAACGGACAGAGCAAGACGTTCACCTCGGGCGGCTCCGGGGAATACAGCGTCACGTACCTTATTCCCGGCGTGTACAACATTTCCGTTTCGGCGGCCGGCTTCACGACGTATCAGACGAAGGGCATCACGCTTGAGATTAACCAGCAGGCCAAGATCGATGTGACGATGCGGGCCGGTGGCGCGAATGAAGTGGTGGAGGTGAAGACCACGCAGCCGTTGTTGAATGTCGATAACGGCACGCTGGGCGCGGTGGTGGGCACGACCGAAGCCGCAAATCTTCCTTTGAACGGGCGCAAGTTCAACGATCTTGCGGTGCTGACACCGGGCGTCACGGTCTCGAATCCGGACAACCATTCGTCTTCGACGGCGGGCTCGACGGTTTCTTCGAATGGCAACCAGAGCACATGGGGTCAGGTGTTTCTCGACGGCATTACGATGGTGAACAACCGCAGTCCGTATGTGAATGCGTATCCCTCAGTGGATGCCGTGCAGGAGTTCAGCGTGCTGACGAGCAACTATGGCGCGCAGTACGGTGGAGGCGCGGGCGCGATTGTGAATGTGCAGTTGAAGAGCGGTACGAATCGGTTTCACGGGACGGTGTTCGACTTCATTCGCAACTCGGCGGTGGACGCGCGCGACTACTTCCGGCCTGCGCCTCTCTCGAAGACGGTGCTGAAGCAGAACCAGTTTGGCGGTGTGGTGACAGGTCCCATCTTCAAGGACAAGACGTTCTTCATGGTGAGCTATGAAGGCATCCGTTCCATTCAGCAGAGTGTGCAGGTCTCCACGGTCTTTACGGATGCAGAGCTCAATGGCGACTTCTCGGCGGTTTCGGGGACGCTGCGCAATCCGTATACGAACACGGTGTATGCGGGCAATCAGGTGCCTGTGAACTCCGTTGCGCAGGCGATTGCACGCACCTATATGCCTCGACCGAACATTCCCGGCACCAGCAATGGCACGGTGAACAACTACAGCGGCGTGCAGACAGGCAACCAGACCAACAACCAGTATCTGACGCGTATCGACCATGCGATCAGCGATAAGGATCAGTTCGCGATCCACTACCTGTACCAAGGGCGCGACTTTCCGTTGACGAGTTATAACCCGAACTTCAGCTACACGGGGACGTACAAGATCCACAATGCGGGGATGCAGTATGTGCATATCTTTTCGCCGACGCTGATCAATGAGTTCCGCGGAGGCGCGGACCTGGAGCATGTGCAGCAGCTTCCGAAGGGCTACTACAACAGCGGCTTTACGGCTGCGCAACTCGGCATCAACCAGTTCACGCTGAATGGGGCTCCGTTGCCACCGACGCAGGAGGGCTTCCCGACGATCTCGATCTCCAACTTCGTGACGGTGGGCAGCGGCACGGCTGCGTCGAATCTCGATGACAGCAGAACGTACCAGGTGACCGACAACCTTACGTTGACGAGAGGGAAGCACACGATTCTGGTGGGTGCGGATATTCGTCATATTCAGGACAATGCGACCACCAACAACACACCCTTCGGCTCGCTCAGCTTTACGGGTTCGATGACGGGCAATGCGGGTGCGGACTACATTCTGGGCGTGCCGGCCTCGGTGATTACGCCGGAGGGTGTGCCGCTGACGGTCGCGCGGGAGTGGCGCTATGGCTTCTATGTGCAGGACGACTGGAAGCCCACGCCGAAGCTGACGCTGAACATCGGTCTTCGTTACGACCTATGGATGCCGCCGCACAACAACCTGAACACATCGCGCACGCTGGACTTCAGCACGCCGACGCCTACGCTGGTTCCGCTGCCGAATCCGCTATGGAAGATTACGTACAAGGACTTCTCGCCACGTCTTGGTTTTGCGTACAGCCTTCCCTGGAAGACGGTGCTGCGCGGGGCGTATGGGATTACCTTCTACGGAGGCAAGTTCGACAACATCAATATCCTGCAGTTGAATCCTCCGGTCGACTCGAGCTTCTCGATCTCCAACACCACGGGACCGACGGCGGCTGCGCCCACAACGCCTGTTCCACAGGCGACGATTCAGAATCCGGTCCCCGCCTCCATTACGCCGGCGAGCGCGAACGTTGCGACGCTTCCGGCAGATGGACGCCGCCCGGACCTGTATCTGCAGACCTATACGGCGACCCTTTCTCGGCAGTTCTGGAACAACGTGCTGGATGTCTCGTATGTTGGCGTGAAGGGAACGCATCAGGATACGTCGATTCCGTACTTCAACTCGGGGCCGCCGACGAATGGCGCGATCTCGGCGCAGGCGAATCGTCCGTACCCGACGTTCGGGCGTATCCGGTATGTGGATTTTCATGGTGCGTCGCAATACAACGGCCTGCAGGCGAAGTTCCAGCACAAGTACTCGCGCGGTCTTACGTTCATTGCGTCGTACACGTTCTCGCATCTGATGGACAACCAGGGTGGCGACACCAATGGGTCACGGAGTGAGACGCAGATACCTACGTCGAAGGAGTGGGCCAACGGTCTTACGGATCAACGGCACTATCTCTCGATCGGGCTGGTGTATGAGACGAAGTTCGCGATGGCGAACCGTCTGATGAAGGGCTTTGCGAACGGATGGATGTTGACGAGTCTTTATTCCTACGTCACGGGTACTCCTCTGTTTATTACGCAATCGCAGGATCTGGAACACAACGACAATCTGTTTCAACGGCCCGACTTTACGGTGGGCAATAACGTGAATACGCTGGCGCTGCCTGCGGGTCAGCGTACGCTTGCTCACTGGTTCAATACTGCGGCGTTCACGGCTGCGAATGGTCACTATGGCAATGTTCCGCGCAACCCCGGCACGCTCCGGGTTCCTTCGCATAATCCTGTGACGTTGGGAATCTCCCGCAGCTTCCCGATGCCATACAACGATCATCACAGTCTGATGATTCGGTTCGAGGCGTTCAATGCACTGAACACACCGCAGTTTGCGAGCCCGGGTTCAGCCTATGGTTCGAGCAGCTTCGGTGTGATCAGCAGCACGGCATCGGGTTTCTCGAATCGTGCTCTGCAGCTTGCGGCGAAGTACAACTTCTAA
- a CDS encoding rhodanese-related sulfurtransferase, with amino-acid sequence MYTVAAYYRFVTLADPSALREELRTMFAGTDLLGTTLIAPEGVNGTMAGDAATIDRLLDFLGERTGLDRGEVKFSVAEVAPFRRLKFKLKREIITFRNPVDPTNAGQYVEAKDWNELIADPGVLVLDTRNTYESEIGTFAGAVTPALATFSDFAAYVRANLDPEKHTRVAMFCTGGIRCEKASAYMLEQGFPEVYHLKGGILKYLEEVEAGKSQWQGECYIFDERVSVDHEDFAG; translated from the coding sequence ATGTATACCGTTGCCGCCTACTATCGCTTTGTTACGCTTGCCGATCCTTCCGCGCTGCGGGAAGAGCTTCGCACGATGTTTGCAGGGACCGACCTGCTTGGAACCACGCTGATTGCGCCTGAGGGCGTGAATGGGACGATGGCTGGGGACGCCGCTACGATCGATCGGCTGCTGGATTTTCTGGGCGAGCGGACGGGGCTGGATCGGGGTGAGGTGAAGTTTTCGGTGGCGGAGGTGGCTCCGTTCCGGAGGCTGAAGTTCAAGCTGAAGCGGGAGATTATTACGTTTCGGAATCCGGTGGATCCGACGAACGCCGGGCAGTATGTCGAGGCGAAGGATTGGAATGAGCTGATTGCGGATCCCGGAGTGCTGGTGCTCGATACGCGGAATACGTATGAGAGCGAGATTGGGACGTTTGCAGGGGCGGTGACGCCTGCGCTGGCTACGTTCTCGGACTTTGCTGCGTATGTGCGGGCGAATCTGGATCCGGAGAAGCATACGCGGGTGGCTATGTTTTGTACGGGCGGGATTCGGTGTGAGAAGGCTTCGGCGTACATGCTGGAGCAGGGATTTCCGGAGGTGTACCACCTGAAGGGCGGGATTCTGAAGTATCTGGAAGAGGTGGAGGCGGGGAAGAGCCAGTGGCAGGGTGAGTGCTACATCTTCGATGAACGGGTTTCGGTGGATCATGAGGACTTTGCGGGGTAG
- a CDS encoding ABC transporter permease → MIRETLSRLRFLVTRKPADDTDEEIRLHLEELTETYIQLGLTPQEARRKARIVFGGIERTREESYRQRPGWWIDVVLQDVRYALRQLARTPAFTTTAVLTLALGIGANAAIFTLVNAVLLKNLPVTDPKTLVRIGDQPDCCVGNGHSDDGEFSYFSTNTYTELKKSLPEFEDLAAMQAGFGFRPIIARRDRNGETARSVMGEFVSGNYFRTFGLTPEAGRLITDSDDVIGAPLSAVMSYDTWKNQYNSDPAVVGSTFWINTKAVTVVGVAPEGFYGDRLSPEPPEFYLPIESMPPLANAPYVHDRTQWLYIVGRLKPGVALGPLQEKINAHLRQVFLDQGSLSAAKDKDFLPRVHATLSPGGAGIQSMQEGYASNLHLLMGVSGLVLLIACANIANLLLVRGMARKAEMSVRTALGAMRGRIVQQLLTESLVLSLLSGLAGLIVAYLGTRALLLLAFPGAQNVPIHATPSLPVMGFAIGLSLLTGVLFGVAPAWIAAQAQPVDALRSTTRTTAAGASLLQRGLVILQAALSLVLLVVAGLFSQSLGRLQGTDLKIQTKNRYIIHINPQAAGYSQTQLEALFHTMEDRFHAIPGVLNVGISSYTPMEDNNNGWGFQVEGIPNQSTAASIIRTNAEYFNAVGTRLIEGRGFTPQDTSTAPAVGIVNESFARRFFKPGESPIGHRFGAGAPNDFQIVGVVEDSVYTSVRWKNHRMVFIPLMRRSPSDTSPIEKDDTLYAGAIVLQTSRPMSDLESISRHTLAGINPNLTVVKFQTFNDQIADRFTNERLLARLTSLFGILALLLATIGLYGVTAYHVARRTSEIGIRMALGAERLSVVAMVMRGAILQTVVGLAIGIPVALLCVRYVKAQLYEITAINPYVMTIAIATLAAAACIAGLIPARRAASTDPAQALRAE, encoded by the coding sequence ATGATCCGCGAAACCCTCTCCCGACTCCGCTTCCTCGTCACCCGCAAACCTGCGGACGATACCGACGAAGAGATTCGCCTGCACCTCGAAGAGCTTACCGAGACCTATATCCAGTTGGGCCTCACCCCACAGGAGGCCCGTCGCAAAGCTCGCATCGTCTTCGGAGGCATCGAGCGCACCCGCGAAGAGAGCTACCGCCAGCGCCCCGGCTGGTGGATCGACGTTGTGCTTCAGGACGTTCGCTATGCCCTCCGCCAGCTCGCCCGCACCCCCGCCTTCACCACCACTGCCGTCCTCACCCTTGCCCTCGGCATCGGAGCCAACGCGGCGATCTTCACCCTCGTCAACGCCGTCCTGCTCAAGAACCTGCCTGTCACCGATCCCAAAACCCTCGTCCGCATCGGCGACCAGCCCGACTGCTGCGTCGGCAACGGCCACTCCGACGATGGCGAGTTTTCCTACTTCTCCACCAATACCTATACCGAGCTCAAGAAGAGCTTGCCCGAGTTCGAAGACCTTGCTGCCATGCAGGCTGGCTTCGGCTTCCGCCCGATCATCGCCCGTCGCGACCGCAACGGAGAAACCGCCCGATCCGTCATGGGTGAGTTCGTCTCCGGCAACTACTTCCGCACCTTCGGCCTCACGCCCGAGGCCGGCCGCCTTATCACCGACTCCGACGATGTGATCGGCGCGCCCCTCTCCGCCGTCATGAGTTACGACACCTGGAAGAACCAGTACAACAGCGACCCCGCGGTCGTCGGCAGCACCTTCTGGATCAACACCAAGGCCGTCACCGTCGTCGGCGTCGCGCCCGAAGGCTTCTACGGCGACCGCCTCTCGCCCGAACCGCCCGAGTTCTATCTCCCCATCGAGTCCATGCCGCCACTCGCCAACGCGCCGTACGTCCACGACAGGACGCAGTGGCTCTACATCGTCGGCCGCCTCAAACCCGGCGTAGCGTTGGGGCCGCTCCAGGAAAAGATCAATGCGCACCTGCGCCAGGTCTTCCTCGATCAGGGCAGCCTGTCCGCCGCCAAGGATAAGGACTTCCTCCCCAGAGTCCACGCCACCCTCTCCCCCGGCGGCGCCGGCATACAGTCCATGCAGGAGGGATACGCCTCCAACCTGCATCTCCTCATGGGCGTCTCCGGCCTTGTGCTCCTCATCGCCTGCGCCAACATCGCGAACCTCCTCCTTGTGCGTGGCATGGCCCGCAAGGCAGAGATGTCCGTCCGCACCGCCCTCGGCGCCATGCGCGGACGCATCGTTCAGCAGCTTCTCACCGAGAGCCTCGTCCTCTCCCTCCTCAGCGGCCTCGCCGGTCTCATCGTCGCCTACCTGGGCACCCGCGCGCTTCTCCTCCTAGCCTTTCCCGGAGCGCAAAACGTCCCCATCCACGCCACACCATCGCTTCCCGTGATGGGCTTTGCGATCGGCCTCTCGCTGCTCACTGGCGTCCTCTTCGGCGTAGCTCCCGCATGGATCGCCGCCCAGGCACAGCCCGTCGACGCCCTCCGCAGCACCACCCGCACCACTGCCGCAGGAGCCTCCCTGCTGCAACGTGGCCTGGTCATCCTGCAGGCCGCCCTGTCTCTGGTCCTCCTCGTCGTAGCCGGCCTCTTCTCCCAGAGCCTTGGCAGGCTCCAGGGCACCGACCTCAAGATCCAGACGAAGAACCGCTACATCATCCACATCAACCCGCAGGCCGCCGGCTACTCGCAGACCCAGCTCGAAGCACTCTTCCACACCATGGAAGACCGCTTCCACGCCATCCCCGGCGTGCTCAACGTCGGCATCTCCAGCTACACCCCCATGGAAGACAACAACAACGGCTGGGGCTTCCAGGTGGAAGGCATTCCCAATCAGTCCACCGCCGCTTCCATCATTCGCACGAACGCCGAGTATTTCAACGCTGTCGGCACGCGTCTGATCGAGGGCCGCGGCTTTACCCCGCAGGATACCTCCACCGCTCCCGCCGTCGGCATCGTCAACGAGAGCTTCGCCAGGCGCTTCTTCAAACCTGGTGAAAGCCCCATCGGACACCGCTTCGGCGCGGGCGCTCCCAATGACTTCCAGATCGTCGGCGTCGTCGAAGACAGCGTCTACACCAGCGTCCGGTGGAAGAACCACCGCATGGTCTTCATCCCGCTCATGCGCCGCTCCCCCAGTGACACCAGCCCCATCGAGAAGGACGACACCCTCTACGCCGGCGCCATCGTCCTCCAGACCTCCCGCCCCATGTCCGACCTCGAGTCCATCTCACGCCACACCTTGGCCGGCATCAATCCAAATCTCACCGTCGTCAAATTCCAGACCTTCAACGACCAGATCGCAGACCGCTTCACCAACGAGCGCCTGCTCGCCCGCCTCACCAGCCTCTTCGGCATCCTCGCCCTGTTGCTCGCCACCATCGGCCTCTACGGAGTCACCGCCTACCACGTCGCCCGACGCACCAGCGAGATCGGCATCCGCATGGCCCTCGGCGCCGAGCGCCTCTCCGTGGTAGCCATGGTCATGCGCGGAGCCATCCTCCAGACCGTCGTCGGCCTCGCCATCGGCATACCCGTCGCCCTGCTCTGCGTCCGCTACGTCAAGGCGCAGCTCTACGAGATCACCGCAATCAACCCATACGTCATGACCATCGCGATCGCCACCCTCGCGGCAGCCGCCTGCATAGCCGGACTCATCCCCGCACGCCGCGCCGCCTCCACTGACCCCGCTCAGGCCCTGCGCGCGGAATAA
- a CDS encoding PadR family transcriptional regulator: MPPSTDLLQGTLDVLILKTLAVGDMHGWGIAARIQQVSSEVLQIGQGSLYPALHRLEYKGWIASDWGVSENNRKAKFYSLTKAGRKQLAAELAQWNRLSSAIGLVLGEGEVTA; encoded by the coding sequence ATGCCGCCATCCACCGACCTGCTCCAGGGAACCCTCGATGTCCTCATCCTCAAGACCCTCGCCGTCGGCGACATGCATGGCTGGGGCATCGCCGCGCGCATCCAGCAGGTCTCCTCCGAGGTTTTGCAGATCGGCCAGGGTTCGCTCTACCCCGCCCTCCACCGCCTCGAGTACAAGGGATGGATCGCGTCCGACTGGGGCGTCTCCGAGAACAACCGCAAGGCCAAGTTCTACTCCCTCACTAAGGCAGGCCGCAAACAGCTCGCCGCCGAGCTCGCCCAGTGGAACCGCCTCAGCTCCGCCATCGGTCTGGTGCTGGGAGAGGGCGAGGTGACCGCATGA